aaaaaaaaaaagaaaagattaaggaaattaaaaataattcaaattaaaaagaaaaagaaaattaaaaaataattcgaataaaaaagaaaagaagaagaagaaaggagatgAGGAAGTGAtaatttgtagaggtgtgagataaagAGATCaagtgaaaaaatatttttcacttttcaaggtggaaaatattttccctaatttagaaaacattttcctcaaaaattcatttttccgaAATGAACGTCGAAAattcggaaaatgtttttcaaaaattattttccgaaacGAACAGGAAAGAATGTGTGGaattttctgacaaaaaaaaaaagtgtggaGTTGGTAGGTGggtcaaaattattattttctttatatttttgggAGGGGAAAGGGGTCTCCAACAATGCGCTCCTTCCTAGAAAGTCACTCGAAATGACCTTTAATGTGCCGATCTTATCGGTGGGTGGGtcgaaattattcttttttttttttttttttttgggaggggaaAGGGCGTCTCTGACAACGCGCTCCTTCGTGGAAAGTCACTCGAAATTACCTTTAATGTGCGGAACTTGTGGTGGGGTGGgtcaaaattattcttttttttttttgggggaggggaaaGGGGGTCTTCGACAACGCCCTCCTTCCTAGAAAGTCACTCGAAATTACCTCTAACGTGTGGAACTTGTCGGTGGGTGGGTGACGATGCGTCTCGGTCTTTTTATCCTTTCCTTTCGATTAATGCGTAAGCCTGATCTTTGGGTCGAATTGAGCTCTGAAGCCctaaaattctttttctttggaattatttattttatattagtACGGATAGAAGACTGGCTTCTAGAACTTCTCCATCCTACAATGCGAGAAGTTTCGCAACCCTCGAAAAATATAGCACATTTTCGTCTTCCTCCCCTCTCTGTTGCTCCCATGGATCTGAAGGCGCCGCTTCATCCCGGCGCCCAAAGCGTCATAAGCAGAGATTCATCCCAAATCcatccccatcatcatcatcttgaagCCTCAATCTCCAGATTCATCGCGACGGTTACCTTTCTAACTGGCAACGCCCTTACCCTTGTTCCGACGTCCATCCTCAGGCGAGACTCGTCTATCTTCAGGTCGCTAGCCTTGTCCATCATGCTCGCCTTCGCATCCGCTTTTGTTTCGCTGCTGTTGATCCACTGCAATAAGGTGGGTTTCGCTGAGAGAATTTGCCGGTGGATCTCCATCGTTGCCATGGCTGCAATTCTAGTGTCCTTGCTGTCCATGTCGGTTCTCCATCAGTGGTGGTGAAGCACCAAATTTCGATTTTAGTATTTGTGTGTTCTTTTATATTTGATGTAGCCTCCCTTGCCCTCTATGCGTTGGATTACTTTCCAGCGTGTATTTGTATTTCTGTTTGTTGGGTTTGAGTGTCTGTTTGTGCAACAAATGTAAATAAGAATGCTGGGCGTTTTGTTTTTACGATCTGAGACCACTGAGTCTCTACAGAAAACTCGGTAACCATTTTTATCGAGTACCTAGTATTCTCTTTTTATCTTGGTAGGAAACTAAAAAGACAGCAGCTCCTCATACTGAATTGCGAGTGCCctctttggggaaaaaaaaataaagaaagaagatcaaCGGTGCCCTCTTGGGAAGAAAGCAAAGAGTGAACAATTCCCGATTAGCCCAGATGTTCAGACACACTTCCTACGAGGCTCGTCTCTAAGAAACCGGAAATATCGATCCTCTTCTTCACGAACGTACTAATGCACCCGTAGTTCCCTCCTTTTATTTCTCGGAACCCTGGGgtttactttttaaaatagCTTTCAAGTCTTGCTGCTATaattctctctcaaaaggatcACGAGACATCACATGCATTTCTTCTAATGTGAGCTCTTTAACTGGAACGTGTCCTTCTGGCCCGAGATCAGAGTGTTCGAAAGACGACACTTCGCGTTCTAAAAGCATACCACAATTCGTGATCGCATATCGGAACCTGGTCCATCCTCAGGTCAAATTCATCCAACATTACTCAGTCCTAGCTGAAGAGAAAAATCCCTTTGGGCGGGGAGTAAAACTGAACATTCAGTATTGGCTTCTTAGAAAGAAACggggaaataaaaaaggataTTACAATCTTTATTACCCAAATTCTGACAAGGTTTCTTGCTATTAATACAAGGCCTTCGACATGGAAAGCGATCTCAACTCAAGCGAAACTCCAGTCTTCCGATACTAACAAAAATGGCCTCTGCCACTGATGGACAATACGTATCTGCCAAGGCTCCTAAGTCGTCCCCTTACATCCCCGTTAGACACCAACTGATGCTTGTGCGACCGTGGAAACTTGACAATGTATATATACCCATGTCACCCAAGTCACCGGCGGGTTGATCCAATGTATGCACGACGGATTTCCACCCAAAGTAGTAGCATTTAGCTCTTGAATCTTATGCTTCGACTGATTCCTGCATTAATACCAAATGCTTCCCCACTTTAAGGTCCGGAAGGCTTCCTGATCTCTCAAACTTGCCCTTTTCATTGGACCACTGCCATCTCATGCTTACTCTGCACgcaaaatgaacataaataatttcagGCAATATTGAAAGTCAACGTGAGAATATACATCAACAATCTGATTCTCTTGACTCACCCAGTACTTCTTCCTTGGATTTTTCGTTTGTTTCTTCCGATTACGGGTCAGTCCTCTATTTTTCTCCATCTAAAGCATCTACACAGCAAAAGTTAAATCCTTAACTATGGTAACAAGTACCTAAGAACATTATGGAACTCACCGGAACCATTGCACGCAGGCTCATCTGATGAGTGATATGGCGCTTTCCATCGACTGTTTCAGGCAAGGATGGAATTGCTGGATCCCTGTAGGCGCATCAAAGTCAACCACAAATTGAATACATTCTGAGAGCAATTTTACCATGACATGGCGCTAAATATTTCCATTGAGTTCTCATGTGTGtcacaagaacaaaagaaaactcatTATAGGTCCATGATTTCAATGCATTGGTAGCTCTCTCAcgtcttttctttaatcttcaTTTAATTTCTACTTTTTAATTAGATCCAGAATGCTATTCACCCTCCTCAaaagttctctttccttttcctgctAAGTCCATAGGATAAAGTAGGAAAAAGATTGATATAACATCTTTCTTATTTCATGATAGCAAATAAAACTCATAGAAATGTTAGTTTAAGTTTTGGCAAAATCCAGCTGCTCAATAAGGTTCAATatcctttaaaaagaaagaaatgatttgTTTATACAAAGACACATGATACACTCACAACACGTTATTTTGCGCTTTATACTTGGTTATAAAAATTTGTCTTCATTCCAAAAGATTGTTCAATGTTAAGACTTTCCTTGTAAGTAAAGATCTCAACCCTTGATATCAAATGTCtaaggaaaattttcaagaaatggagaaaagaaaggaaaaaaaataaatcttaaattggtacattcaTGGAGCTCATACatgactaggggtgagcatggtccgggtcgGTCGGgccacccctaaccctaggaccaacccgacAGTGTCGGTCTCATTTTTAGGATCGATGACCGACCCTATTGAAgggaccgaggaccggaccgacccaatgggttcggtccggttctagggtcaaccagggatcgatcgataatttttcgtcttatttttatactccctaaaaaagcaaacctacaaattcaaattacacatccatcgacaatgcggtattgtgcaactaaactataaatgccaatacatatttagcaaatttaagatgacacaataatagaaatttcgtacctgcTAACTGCTCAtcaagatatgggacaagatggaaagttcttgtaatcatctatgtttaatattcataacaccatatgcaaaagcgttttcctacatttgatcatgtaaagtccactcaaccaaaaaatgagcttcacaccacttgactagcaaatcaccgtaacaactgcagtactactctactattcaaaaacttctatcatttgacataaattgaaaagcaaagtgcagctgaaatttattagtaaaatacaattaaaccataaaaagtttaaaatacttaatataaaccatgaatatataacttcacatcttgttaattcgcttgaacttctaaacaccgaaaaacaaaacaaacgacacataattaatactcaacaaaagttttaaattgaaattactattagtgctattgatagaacatttcaatataatataatataacagacattttacttaggtttgaatatataaaagaattataaataatataatatacggggttggtccagggttggaccgacccaaaattCTTAGAACCGAGGACCAATCCGTACaatgttggtcctggaatttcaggaccaaggaccgacccagtccccttaggaaccggaccaggaccggcagggttgggccggtccgggGTCGGTCCAAGGTCGACCCTAGACCACTTGCTCACCCCTATACATGACAGGAGAAATTTCTAGGATCTTTTTGTTCTATACCCAGCACGTAACTATTAATTTACTTTTCAAAGCATAagttgtaattgattgatgaaaatggGTACCCGATATCACTCTTCTGGGATCACGTTAAGATTAAGATGGAAAATATTGGACGAGAAACAGAAAAGAGACCTTGTATACATCTCTGCCTTGGCGGCAAGTTTTGCAGCTTGTTGCTGCTTCACTTGCTTATAAAACTCATCGGCTGACTCTTCAGATTCACTTTCCTCAGGGTCAGCACCTCCATTAGCCTCAAGATTCCCATCTTCGTCACCGAGATCCTCCTCTGACTTAACTCCAGCTCCAGCCAATACTTGAAGCTCATGTTTCTCCAATATCATCCCTCCTTGGCAAATCATCATCACCCGACATGACCTTCTGGGAGCAAGATGAAAAGCTTCTCATTCACAATATTCATTTCAGGATTAATATGGTAATGTAACTTAGAGCTTCCTTTGAATCCTTCCAGATATAATATGATACTAtcacttgatttgtttaaaaaaaagatagtAGAAATTTAGCGCAAGTCCAAAACATGAAAAGATTGTACTTAGGTTGACTTATAACCCTAGGTAATTTAACAATCATCTACATGGAAGGTATATCAATCTACCATCTTTCATCTGTCATATCCAACAATCAAAAAAGAGTTAGGACAGAGGGAGCTATGAGACGATATCGAAATCTGAATACAATCGCGAGAATAAAAAACAGTTCCTCGAAAAATTCAAGGGACAGGAAAATAGAATATCTATTTCCCAATATTTAGgtattttacttgaattgatCCATTCAAGACTATCCTGTGACATGAAAATAAGTACAAACAAAGAGTTAACATGTCTTAGCCATATACCCTAATTGTAGCCCACgatgatttcttttattttttgcaatgtTTTAGGTATATTACTGACATGGTTAGTTCCATCTACACTAGATGATCCTAACAGTCTCGTCCATTCTAGAGCAACTAATTCCTGAATCATCAGAAACATCTTATTGGAACATTGTTCAAGGACTGCACCAAATGgaaatttactttcattttgtatttttaacCCATATATTCCCCTTGGTAGGAAGTAGTCTAGTTGTTGCAACCACGTTTTGATCAATCACATAACCTCTTGCACTTACAGGAATAAATTGAACATatcatgccaagatccaaaCCTTCTGTCTCTTGTTTTCAACCCGCAGAAGATTGGACAGTTTAGTTAATTCCAATGATCCTGCATGCCCATTCATCAACCCATGACGAGATGCTACATCTTCAGTAGCATGATCATCGAAATCTGCATAGGTCTCTAGCTGCCTGTAGAAGAAGGAACTTAAGTAAACGCcttaaattaaaacaaagagCAGGTGTGGGCAATTAAAACAGTACCCCTTCACTGGTTTCgaatgtttttggtttttctcctcttttgaaACATTTGAACTTAAAACATTCTTGTGCCTCGATTTTTCCTCAAGGGCAGCCCTCATCTTTAACATCTTCAAGCTTTGCACCCCAAATCATTCCTTCTGCCAAATTTCGTGATAATCAAATACAACAATACTTCAGCTATTTTATGTGGCAAGGAGACAGAGGAACTGACATTTCTGGTGCTTTCAATTGAGCCAGACTAACCTGAGGTTTATGTTTCTTTCCATTATTCTCAACGTCCTGAATGGGTTCATGAGGCTGCAAAACCAACGTTCATGTTCATACCAAAGACAAAAGGAGGCAAATATACAATCTTGATTGAGGTGAAACATACATTTTTTGCTTCTTGAACTTGAACATCAATAGGCGGTCAAAAGGACTGGTCATCTTCATCAGAATCATCAGATTGCAACAAATTTTCGTCATTCACCAACTTTTATGGCATTTCATCTGATGTACTTTGTTTTAGAATCTCTTCAAGGTGAAACAGAATGTTTTCATCAAGTTGTTTCGTCAGACTTCTGACAACTATAAAATAAAGACTGAAAAGTAGCAAGGCAGTAGACAACACCCCATGCAATGCAATACAGTGATATGTTCACAAACATTGAGTAATATAGTAGTACAGTCATATGCATGACTCATCGtaaggtaaaaaaaaagaagcaatctTCAGGCACTTGCATAGTCAGTCAACACTCAAGGAAACCAAAAGCTAACTGCAAAAGGTGTTGAAGAACAAATATGCACGTGCACATTCCCGACAACCTTCCAGTCAACCCCTTCTACCCTCAGAATACTACACCGCACTAAAGATTAGGGATTACAGAAGAAACATCGTCATTTCATAAGGATCAGGTGCCAGTTAAAGTTGATTCCAGCATAATGAATAGGAGACACCACAAATAAATGGCTTACACAGCTCGACCAAATGGTTCATTAGTCCTCGCTAGATGGGAATGTAAAAATCAATGGAGGTTTTAGTAAAGATGTTCAACTAGCAGCATAGACTGAACCAAACAGCCATACATACTAATGGAGACAACTACAACAACATTTAGCAAATAACTgaacataagaaaataaaaaaataaaaaattgaacagGCTAAACTCTACGTTCACACACTCCTCGAGCAGCATATTACCCATAATCACTACAATGACAGGAGCAATGACACCGTCCAGTGTATTGTGACTTTGCCTATCATGCCCAAGAGTGATTTCCAACAACGATATTCATTGGCATGCCACACAGCATGTGCGTGCAGATTTATAGATAAAATCACTAACAGAAATTAAATGATTGAGCTTGAGAAGCTTCTGGCCCAGTAGACCCGTCTAGATTTTTTAAATACCTTATCCAATAAGCTTTTGATCTGCATAAAAGGAATTCATGTACCTTAAAATCAAAGACAGGCTCTTCATTGTCATCATCTGACTCCCCAGCATCACTATGAATGTTCAGTGGCACAACATCCCTTTGCTTGTGAACTacaaataaaaacatcaataaGAGCAACCCATTTATAAAGCAGCAAATTTCACAATGGCATTTACACAAACAGAAAGCAAGCGGCACCAATTAGCAGATACTCAGTCGAGGGAGATAATTCAATGTCTACCGAGGCCACGTCTTCATCGATAGTACTCCTCTTAGAGcccctcttctcctttttctgaCTCCTGGACCTCTTCCCCATGGTCCTTCTAGCTCAAGTTCTTCGAATTCTTACTGCAGCATAAATGAAAACGAATGAGACGAAACATTCAGTGGCAGACCcaattaaaaatgattgataAAACAACGCGGAAGTAGGACCAAACGTGAATCCTTTAGCAGCTATCTTGCATTATCCTACCACTACAAGCATCAGATACATAGAAGTGAAACTGAACCGACTCTAATTGAATGAAGGGGCCACGAAATTCAACGAAGAGTGAGCTGGGGAGGGCACGAAGAAAGATTGAGACTTTGATATCAGAGGAGGCCAAATTCGCAACAAGCCGAAGCTTTTTCCTAGTTAAATCTCCCACTTTTATCTGCAGCTGCAACTGCAACAGGCAAGCatgaaatatattaatttattttttgttattcattttttttttaagggttgGAAGAAGAGCGAAATAAGTGAAACTGTTGGCCTCTTGCCGCCTCCAACGCTGGGCGTAACTTTCTTGGGCTGGGATGGGCTGGGATTTAGACCTCATTTTCTAAACTTCTCTTCTTCTGCGCCAATTTTCTTATCATTGAACTCATACGAGAGGATTCCTTAAGCCCCAATCGCCGGTATCTTGCCGTGGCGGGACTCCTCCAATACTTGCAAGAGAAATCTAAGGGGCAGgtaaaatataaggaaaaaatattaggtaacCTCAAAGAACCACGTCATCCGTGCTCTGATCCATTCACGCGTCGACACCTGTCCGCTGGCAGGTCCACGTCggctccctcttctctctcacgTCGTTCTAATTTAAACCAACGCGCGGGCATTTAAAAAAGTGGAAAGGgaattctctctcctctttactctctcttcctcctccgacgcTCCTTCCGGTCTAGCGATTCCTCCGACGACCGTCGCGCGCCCCCCGACGacggcctttctctctccactcgacGGCCTCATCTCAGCAGGGCTCCATTCTCTCGACGCACTTCTTCCTAAATCGCGCTCTCTCCCGACGGCCGATTTCGCTCGCGTCTCTCCGTCCCTCGACTCGCGACCGAGAAGCAGTCGCTCCGCCCTGCTCGAAGCAGTCGCTTGAGAAGCCCTAAATCTGCGAACACAAGTCAAGTTCGATTTTATTTCCCGAGTTTTTATGTTCGCATCTTTGTTTTGGGGAGAAAGCTTGGCCTAAATCTGCGATCAGAAGTTCACTGGTTTATTGCTTCTGATTCTAAGCGCAGCAACGCGAGAAGTGAAACTGCGactgtctctctctctacccttgtCCGGTTTTTCCGTTCTTGGCAAATTCGAAGATGAGCCCACTTCTGGATACATGATCTTAGGCCGACCCGTCAAGTCGAAGCCCGACGTAATCTCGCTGCTTCGCTCCACCGAGCTGTTGAATCGCTTGTGTCCGGGGGGTTTCAAGATTTTCCGGGGTGGCAATCGCCTGTTCCGTCATTGCAGACTTCCAGGCGAGAAGAAATGTGCCCACAATAATCACCCCAACACCGAACCGCCTCCTTTGTCCTCTCTCGGTATGTCGTCATCCCTTCTCTGCTTTCGTTTTTCCCTCGTCGTTTGGTTTCAGGAAGTGGTGGGGATGTTataagtaaaagaaaggaatcGGGCCGTGAGGTTTCGCCTGAATTGTGAGAGATTAACGCGGGAGTGGTCGATCCCACGTCCCATATATAGCGAACGGTAAGATTTTTGAATGAAAGCGGGTTCGCATGAGCTATGAGCGTTGGTGGGGAACGAGCAAGAAAGTGGGTTTTGctgaaaattttgatcttgttGAAGTTGGATTTAAGGGTAGGgtttttcttggattttgggCTCTCTCCGTCTTTCTTGGTCGCGCGAGCACGATCTTATGCATGGAAATACGTGTGTTGATCCGTTCTTTTCTTTCAGTGGGACTTTGATTGTGTTTTTTCCCTTTGGAAATTGTGACTGGACTTTCGATTATATGTCCCTCCGCAAGCTGAACTGTGGACCCAATTTTGCCGCACGAAGTGGACTTTTAGATCAGGCTGCCGTAACAAAATCATACATGGGTATCTATCTGTCTCGATTATTGACAAGGTGGGAGTCACGGCATTTCTGTTTGTTGAAAGCTAGTTAATCTTAGATGCTGTTTGTCAAGAAAAATTATAGGAAGAGTAGACACTGAACTAATGTGACTCTTTCGATGAACTGAACACATGGGGAAGCTGATATTACTTGAGATCTCTTGGAATAGTTGGTGGGTGTATCTAGATTCATGAACACCCTGGAATTGAATTAAATGGTTGCATTTCTTCTACTGATAAGCATTTTCTGCTCCTCTGCTCATGCATTGTATCTGACTTtagtgtccatttttcttgttttctcattctcttttttggttttgctGTAAAGGGAATTAGTCGAATTGCTTGTCATCAATGATTGCGGTTAACCTTTTGACCTTGTTTTTGCTCACACTCTGTCTTGAGTTAGTTTATCTTTTTAATTCTGTTGGTCTTACTGAGTTCATGGGACTTGGTGGTTCAAAGATTTTAAtcttataattttgtcaattttgattgttcaTATGGGTTCGTGCGTTGTGCAATATTATCTGAGAAGGCCATGCCAGAATGGTTAAATGGTTTATTTGTACGGATTTGTCACCTAACTGCACCTTTATGATTCAGCACTTTTCATTACTCCTTTCCATGTGCTGCACGAAAAGCTTTTTGACTTTGGTTCCGTTTAGCTATTTTAACTTTCTCAGTATAAGCAAAGTATCAAAACTAACGTGTTTACTTCTTAATAGTGCTTGCATTCAATTGTTACTTGGGTCACTTATGTGAGAATTTAGTGAGCATGGCAATAATTGGCTTTCATTTGATTCCACTGTGGAAGTACTCCATTTAGGATGTCATGGCATATTTGCTTCTTTTGACAAAGAGGATCACTACTCTAGAGTGTCCTTGCCAAATGAATCTTTCATTTGGTGCATGATCAGAAAAATTTCGTTCATGCTGTAGTTATATTGGATTCATAGCTTTTAGGCCGATACTGAGAGTTCTTTGCCCATCATATATGCCAGGTGCATAATTTTGCAAAACGCACGATCAGTTTTAAATCATCgttattttttctctttgtagAAAGCAATCTTTGTTATGGATTGATGAAGGCATGAGTTGAAGAAATCCTTGTTGTCCCAACTGCTCAACAGTGCTTCCATGGATGGCAAAAGCTCATCTGAGTTGAGCCTTCCCTGGTTCTGGATTACTGAGTATTTGGCAAAATTCAAGCAAGTTAAGCCATCCCTCTTGCATGGTATTCACCTTCGACGGTagcattttgcaagttttggTCCACTTTCTCATCATTTTTGTTGGGCATTCATATGGTTTATGCTTTTCAGGTATCATTAAAGCGGCTCCAGAGTTACCTGCTCACTTGGGAAAAATATGGAGGAAGTTGTTTCTTTGAGATGCTTGGAGGAGTTATGTGGCCCTAGAAATGGAAGCATGAACAGTACTTGGTCCTCATTGGGATCAAAGGCGAAAATTGATACATCAAAGAGCTGCAAAAATGTCCGACAGTAAATGTTCCATAATGTGAGTTCTAATAAATGATGCAGTGAAAatgtgttttattttcttcatgacATCTTTCCACTGGTTCTGTTCTAATGATTGCTGAAGTTTGGTGTCTATTCCCTGTTTATGAATTTGTTATATGTTAGGGCTCTGCATCTGATCTTGAAGTGACTGCAAATGAGTTTTTGAAATGGGACCTTCACTCATTTTTAACGCACAAGAGAACCTCTGTGCCAAAAACTGCTCTAGAGGACGTAAGCAGATCTTTCATCCAGTGCTGTCTATCTTCATGATATCCTCTTTCATTCAGGTTTAAAttggtttttttcttgttttttggcaGCTGAAAGATACAATACTTGCAGGTACCCATCCACATgctgatttttaaaaaaagagggTAGATTGGCAGATGTTTGTCATTTGAATAGGACCGTCATTCATAATGGTGGACATACTGGACTTACATGTGCGCCTGATGTGGGAGACACATATGCTCCTAACACAGTTGATGAACCAAACTTGGTTTCTCGATCCACCAATCATGTGGAGCCCTTGGTAGGAGATGACGGTATTAGGAAGTGTCTTCCCACGAAGAGGAACCATATTGATGTTCATGCTGAAAATATTGAAACGAATTGTAATGAGGATCAACATTATGATGCTCATTCAGATGCTAAAAGGGCCAAACAGCAAGATTCTGATGAAATAAAGGACAGAGAAAAATCACCAGTTGTTCTAACTGGAAGATTAGGTTTCGAGAGAAATGATGGATGTTCTGATAGAGAGGTGGCTAACCTTGTCAAGGATCATATGGGGGCTGTGGATGACGACCAGTCGTTAGAGGGAGATGGGAGGCATTATGTTCAGCCAAGGACTTGTGATGTACTTTCCGATGGAATGGAGTGGGGTTTTCCGTTGATGATCCCAAACGCGTCCATGACTCCatagagaaaacaaagaacagTGAATCAGCTCGAGCATCGGAATGGGGGCAGAC
This region of Eucalyptus grandis isolate ANBG69807.140 chromosome 8, ASM1654582v1, whole genome shotgun sequence genomic DNA includes:
- the LOC120287739 gene encoding uncharacterized protein LOC120287739 — translated: MLKMRAALEEKSRHKNVLSSNVSKEEKNQKHSKPVKGQLETYADFDDHATEDVASRHGLMNGHAGSLELTKLSNLLRVENKRQKKVMSGDDDLPRRDDIGET